In the Astatotilapia calliptera chromosome 5, fAstCal1.2, whole genome shotgun sequence genome, one interval contains:
- the LOC113022121 gene encoding uncharacterized protein LOC113022121, which produces MEQQEKRVSKPTFKAQEEKLQHLKVTRKTKLGYLTRKIKEIEELMEDDGNFEEVAVKLATDFSKIYIEFCENNDAVKNHLTESELLHDQTQWYEPKASYLRSFVEKVERWLKRVEMQADEARMVDAEVEPADSASAISSRRSKAHRSSRTSSVVSSTTYSARLKIEAERAALVARAEALKQKMEIDRQEAVLKAKREEWELQTAIAAANAKLEVLTVKEPAHNTSADLVNKLATCQRAPGQSIGASFGLVQPEHGDVGRECESEVMQGSERSSRLPHPLNKKDNSQSITSQGRMADVKDLLDVMKRQNEITELLVKQQKASTLPPLDVPVFSGDPLEFGFFMKAFEHGIEERTDSNRDRLRFLEQFTQGRPKVLVRSCSHMYPDRGYAEAKRLLRKHFGDEYTIASAYIERALKWPVIKPEDGDALTEFAMFLTSCCNTVDSMEYIEEMDSPTNMRTVISKLPFKLRERWRGFACDIQERTAMRARFADLVSFVEKQAKIASHPLFGNIQDTTLSRDKGKAKVCRENALKFKERESIFATNTAPVLNSAEQTKRERENIGPTGGRQCLFCHKGGHNLSTCRLLKQKPHRERLDFLKSKSLCFGCLSQGHLSKGCQQRHTCETCSQKHPTILHKEQYSSPDSDSKSIREPAASFSPAAGSETCGCTGAGKAVCALSIVPVKVRCSRSNTTVESYAFLDPGSTGTFCTDELMKDLQVTGKKSNILLRTMGNEATISTHVVKGLEVSGLDEDNFLKIPQVFTQAEIPVTKENIPQQSDVDRWPYLKEVQLKQIDGKIGMLIGTNVPKALEPWKVINSEGNGPYAVKTALGWTINGPLLREEGIAQGAVEWPPVMVNRISVTKLEELSQQQMKYDFPEHELSEKMEMSARDRQFMESVSLSVKQVHGHYIIGLPLKNKGAAFPNNRVVAVQRAEGLKRRLLRDSEFHQEYTKFMTETLERGYAEEVPVAETCKSGSRIWYLPHHGVYHPTKHKLRVVFDCASTYQGMSLNSQLLQGPDLTNSLIGVLMRFRQEPVAFMSDIEGMFHQVRVPDEDADLLRFLWWPQGDLGKGLKEYRMVVHLFGATSSPSCACYALQRCAEDNQARFNHVATNTVLRNFYVDDCLKSVSTEEQAISLIRDLRALCAAGGFKLTKWISNSRAVLASIPEDDRAKEVKELDLERDRFS; this is translated from the coding sequence ATGgagcagcaggaaaaaagagTTTCCAAGCCAACTTTTAAAGCACAAGAGGAAAAGCTTCAGCATCTTAAAGTGACAAGGAAAACCAAGTTGGGTTACCTTACTAGAAAGATAAAAGAGATTGAGGAGCTTATGGAAGATGACGGCAATTTTGAGGAAGTGGCTGTTAAATTAGCCACTGACttctcaaaaatatatattgagtTTTGTGAAAACAACGATGCAGTTAAAAATCACTTGACTGAGTCGGAACTTCTTCATGATCAGACACAGTGGTATGAGCCAAAGGCTAGCTATTTGAGAAGTTTTGTGGAGAAAGTAGAGAGATGGTTAAAACGAGTGGAAATGCAAGCAGATGAAGCAAGAATGGTTGATGCTGAAGTTGAGCCTGCAGACAGTGCTTCAGCAATTTCGTCCAGACGCAGTAAAGCACATCGAAGCAGTCGAACCTCTTCTGTTGTGTCTTCGACCACATATTCTGCCAGGCTAAAGATTGAGGCAGAGAGGGCTGCTCTGGTAGCACGTGCTGAGGCATTAAAGCAAAAGATGGAGATTGACAGACAAGAAGCTGTTCTTAAGGCAAAAAGGGAGGAATGGGAGTTGCAAACAGCTATTGCTGCAGCTAACGCAAAGCTTGAGGTGCTGACTGTGAAGGAGCCAGCCCATAACACTTCTGCTGACTTGGTCAACAAACTGGCTACCTGCCAAAGAGCTCCGGGCCAAAGTATTGGGGCCAGTTTTGGTTTGGTTCAGCCAGAACATGGAGATGTCGGTCGAGAATGTGAGTCGGAGGTAATGCAGGGCTCAGAAAGGAGTAGCAGGCTTCCTCATCCATTGAATAAGAAGGATAATAGCCAGTCTATTACTAGTCAAGGCAGGATGGCTGATGTTAAAGACTTGTTGGATGTCATGAAGCGACAAAATGAGATTACAGAGCTCCtagtaaaacaacagaaagcatCCACTCTCCCTCCTTTGGATGTTCCAGTATTCAGTGGGGATCCACTggagtttgggttttttatgaAAGCGTTCGAGCATGGGATTGAGGAAAGGACAGACAGCAATAGAGATAGGTTGCGCTTCCTGGAGCAGTTCACCCAAGGGAGACCCAAGGTTCTTGTTCGTAGCTGTTCGCACATGTATCCTGACAGGGGCTACGCTGAAGCTAAGAGGCTTCTGCGCAAGCATTTCGGGGATGAATATACTATTGCCTCAGCCTACATTGAAAGAGCTCTAAAATGGCCTGTAATCAAGCCAGAGGATGGTGATGCACTGACGGAGTTTGCTATGTTCCTCACTAGTTGCTGTAACACAGTAGACAGCATGGAGTACATTGAGGAGATGGATAGCCCTACTAATATGAGAACAGTCATCTCCAAGCTTCCTTTTAAATTAAGGGAAAGGTGGAGGGGTTTCGCCTGTGACATTCAAGAACGTACAGCAATGAGAGCTAGATTCGCTGATCTGGTCAGTTTTGTAGAGAAGCAGGCAAAGATCGCTTCTCACCCATTATTTGGTAACATTCAGGACACCACTTTGTCTAGAGACAAGGGCAAAGCAAAGGTGTGCAGAGAGAATGCTCTGAAATTCAAGGAGAGGGAAAGCATCTTTGCTACTAATACAGCACCTGTATTAAACAGTGCAGAGCAGACAAAGAGGGAAAGGGAAAATATAGGCCCTACAGGTGGAAGACAGTGTCTTTTCTGTCATAAGGGAGGGCATAACCTCAGTACCTGCAGACTTCTCAAGCAAAAGCCTCACAGAGAAAGGCTTGATTTCCTCAAATCAAAGAGCTTGTGTTTTGGTTGCCTGTCACAGGGGCATCTGAGCAAAGGCTGCCAGCAAAGACACACGTGTGAGACTTGTTCTCAGAAACATCCCACCATTCTGCATAAGGAGCAGTACTCTTCTCCTGATAGTGACAGTAAAAGTATCAGAGAACCAGCAGCAAGTTTTTCTCCAGCAGCAGGCAGTGAAACATGCGGTTGTACCGGGGCTGGCAAAGCAGTCTGTGCACTCTCAATTGTGCCTGTGAAGGTCAGATGTTCAAGGAGCAACACAACAGTTGAATCATACGCGTTCTTAGACCCAGGAAGCACTGGAACCTTTTGTACAGATGAGCTGATGAAGGATTTACAGGTCACAGGAAAAAAGTCCAACATTCTGCTCCGCACTATGGGAAACGAAGCGACAATCAGTACTCATGTCGTTAAGGGTCTCGAGGTCAGTGGTTTGGATGAGGACAACTTTTTGAAGATTCCCCAGGTTTTCACACAGGCAGAGATTCCAGTAACAAAGGAGAACATTCCACAACAAAGTGATGTGGACAGATGGCCTTATTTGAAGGAGGTTCAGCTCAAGCAGATTGATGGAAAAATTGGTATGTTAATAGGCACGAATGTACCAAAGGCGCTTGAGCCCTGGAAGGTTATCAACAGTGAGGGCAACGGCCCATATGCTGTAAAAACTGCACTAGGCTGGACGATTAATGGACCTCTGCTAAGAGAAGAGGGTATTGCTCAAGGAGCTGTTGAGTGGCCACCGGTGATGGTGAACAGGATATCGGTGACAAAGCTAGAGGAGCTCTCGCAGCAGCAAATGAAGTACGACTTCCCTGAGCATGAGTTATCTGagaaaatggaaatgtcagCCAGAGACAGACAATTTATGGAGTCTGTGTCACTGTCAGTGAAGCAGGTTCATGGTCACTACATCATTGGCCTTCCTTTAAAGAACAAGGGGGCTGCATTTCCAAACAACCGTGTTGTGGCggtacaaagagcagaaggccTGAAACGGAGGCTGTTAAGAGACAGTGAGTTTCATCAAGAGTACACAAAGTTTATGACAGAGACACTGGAAAGGGGCTATGCCGAAGAAGTTCCTGTGGCAGAAACTTGTAAAAGTGGTAGCAGAATATGGTATCTCCCGCATCATGGGGTCTACCACCCAACCAAGCACAAGTTGAGAGTGGTATTTGACTGTGCATCCACGTATCAAGGCATGTCACTGAACTCCCAGCTGTTGCAGGGGCCAGACTTAACCAATTCCCTCATAGGTGTTTTAATGAGGTTCAGGCAGGAACCAGTTGCCTTCATGTCTGATATTGAAGGCATGTTTCATCAAGTCAGGGTTCCCGATGAAGATGCTGATCTGTTGAGATTCTTGTGGTGGCCACAGGGAGATCTTGGTAAAGGCCTCAAGGAATACAGGATGGTAGTTCACTTGTTCGGTGCAACTTCTTCACCAAGCTGTGCATGCTACGCGCTGCAAAGGTGTGCTGAGGACAATCAGGCGAGGTTCAACCATGTTGCAACGAACACTGTTCTAAGGAACTTTTATGTGGATGATTGCCTGAAGTCTGTCAGCACTGAAGAGCAGGCAATCTCACTGATTCGGGACCTCAGGGCTTTGTGCGCTGCAGGAGGTTTCAAGCTCACTAAGTGGATTTCCAACAGCAGAGCGGTGCTTGCGTCTATACCTGAGGATGACAGGGCTAAAGAAGTCAAGGAGCTTGATCTTGAAAGGGACAGGTTCAGTTGA